In one Musa acuminata AAA Group cultivar baxijiao chromosome BXJ2-5, Cavendish_Baxijiao_AAA, whole genome shotgun sequence genomic region, the following are encoded:
- the LOC103985217 gene encoding 1,4-alpha-glucan-branching enzyme 1, chloroplastic/amyloplastic-like isoform X6 — MAFVLTGIRFPTARALGLSTRSGFPSQRTCGANLSPVSKKQIKVRFPVASATGKLLVPGTESDDLSSSTTLNSNKEAASSNLQVLQETSGVKIEDNIELEAGQTSISSELIGEESMNQGDKSSVSSQAKEEVEDVEEKPRFVPPPGTGQRIYEIDPSLKGYRVHLDYRYNQYKKMREMIDQYEGGLEAFSRGYEKFGFQRSASGITYREWAPGAKPLSSNLEGGTPIEFQGGRSPKEINTKFRICKGSNI, encoded by the exons ATGGCCTTCGTCCTCACGGGCATCCGTTTCCCCACCGCGCGGGCCTTGGGGCTATCGACACGATCCGGATTCCCGAGCCAGAGGACGTGCGGCGCCAATCTCTCTCCCGTATCCAAGAAGCAGATTAAGGTGCGGTTTCCGG TTGCTTCTGCAACTGGAAAGTTGCTAGTTCCAGGTACTGAAAGTGATGATCTGTCTTCCTCCACCACCCTGAATTCAAACAAGGAAGCTGCATCAAGTAATCTGCAG GTATTGCAAGAAACAAGTGGTGTGAAGATTGAGGACAACATTGAGCTTGAAGCAGGGCAGACATCCATCTCCTCTGAACTCATTGGTGAAGAAAGTATGAATCAAGGTGACAAAAGCTCAGTTTCTTCTCAAGCCAAAGAAGAAGTCGAGGATGTTGAGGAAAAACCAAGATTTGTTCCTCCACCTGGTACTGGACAAAGAATTTACGAAATTGACCCATCTTTAAAGGGTTACAGAGTACATCTTGATTACCG ATATAATCAGTACAAGAAAATGCGCGAGATGATTGATCAGTATGAAGGTGGTCTGGAAGCGTTTTCACGTGGATATGAGAAATTTGGCTTTCAGCGAAG TGCTAGTGGCATCACTTATCGGGAATGGGCTCCAGGCGCAAAG cctttgagcagcaacttggagggaggaacccctatagagttccaaggaggccgatcccctaaagagatcaacaccaagtttagaatctgcaagggttctaacatctag